One part of the Mariniblastus fucicola genome encodes these proteins:
- a CDS encoding protein kinase domain-containing protein, with protein MIIRCSGCKTTFTFDSEPPKFCQECGCSLKDEQTHAGELANPTEFSDVTIAPTTSVTKPGRGLHAGERIENYELISILGSGGMGVVWKAVDTNNGRQVALKRLSSNHLSDQDSVTRFKREAQLASRISHPRVTFVYSAGRLDDQPFIAMELMPGETLDDRVKQDGPLPVGEAVDKILDVIDGLDAAHGMGLIHRDVKPSNCFIDSDERVKIGDFGLSKSVISTDVELTRTGTFMGTPAYAAPEQIRGEKLDNRTDIYAVGATLCCLLTGRPPFVGDAMTVTAQIITDSPKIDNDLPRELIRILQSCLEKNRSKRYQSLQELRNALLPFAQSQDSLAAIGRRVSAYMIDIVLVAVAIGVCLGGFGAYAGVMSKVKDIPVEDMLGPISWIGPIFGFIVPLMYFFLLEAFTGKTIGKRLLGLKVIDHEGAKPSWSRALLRAFFIPGGAAVPLVVGLILVAIWPMTTSPVDTTLRTAVNSLISVVPLLIILSPIIRRTGNEGWHEILSGTQVITDGRPATRQLLIPDPKPKCDGETFMLGPYNVGQILHRTDDTTVYLGVDTQLNRNVWVHLCNDSDCAPSEQRILLSRTTRQRWLDGGVNDEGKRWDAFEAVEGLPLQTVIASRYEADWPEYKKLIQDVSDELKIAIKDGTMPETLSLPQVWLDRNGNAKIIDRSLVDVVDNIAPDDKDPRLSSIVDSWSEQSLSDAHRSPEQFASRLVKTVGKAISKTENLPLSAQSFLAELRKQPDSASTLNWTTDKLRSLKGKLNRIDWETRVGVLGITVGIEYLLYSTISAFMYLLAFFVIPAPHASRFFIGLSLSLIVPVVLGVIFHGGPIFHLMGISVTNQKGKQVGYLKLVVRSFLSWLPAFATTGVWMIIVILGNSQSSGVEPEAGSVAEYIMENPLTALYAMGLGLLCFLSMACGVLTTLISPRRGLQDYLIGTRLTPK; from the coding sequence TTGATCATACGCTGCTCCGGTTGCAAAACCACATTCACTTTCGATTCAGAACCTCCCAAGTTCTGCCAGGAATGCGGCTGCAGCCTCAAGGATGAACAAACGCATGCCGGCGAACTGGCCAACCCGACCGAGTTTTCTGACGTCACCATCGCACCGACGACTTCGGTCACCAAACCGGGCCGCGGGCTTCACGCTGGTGAACGGATCGAGAACTACGAACTGATTAGCATTCTCGGATCCGGCGGCATGGGAGTCGTCTGGAAAGCTGTTGATACGAACAATGGCCGCCAAGTGGCATTGAAGCGTCTTTCGAGCAACCATCTCTCGGATCAGGATTCAGTCACCCGGTTTAAGCGCGAAGCTCAACTCGCGTCGAGGATTTCACATCCACGAGTCACCTTCGTCTACAGCGCCGGACGACTCGATGACCAGCCCTTCATTGCCATGGAATTAATGCCTGGCGAAACCCTTGATGACCGCGTCAAACAGGACGGGCCGCTGCCTGTCGGAGAAGCCGTCGACAAAATTCTGGACGTGATCGATGGTCTGGACGCGGCTCACGGCATGGGGCTGATCCATCGTGATGTGAAGCCTTCGAACTGTTTCATCGATTCTGATGAGCGGGTCAAGATCGGCGATTTCGGGCTGTCCAAATCGGTGATTTCAACCGACGTCGAACTGACTCGAACCGGCACTTTTATGGGCACGCCGGCTTATGCGGCCCCCGAACAGATTCGGGGCGAGAAACTGGACAACCGAACGGACATCTACGCCGTAGGTGCAACGCTCTGTTGCTTGCTCACGGGCCGGCCACCATTTGTCGGCGACGCGATGACGGTGACCGCTCAAATCATTACGGATTCGCCAAAGATCGACAACGATTTGCCGCGCGAACTGATACGCATCCTCCAAAGCTGCCTGGAAAAGAACCGTTCGAAGCGGTATCAGTCGTTGCAGGAATTGAGAAACGCACTTTTGCCATTTGCCCAAAGCCAGGATTCGCTCGCCGCGATTGGTCGGCGCGTTTCGGCTTACATGATCGACATCGTATTGGTCGCGGTGGCAATCGGAGTTTGCCTGGGAGGATTCGGGGCTTACGCCGGTGTCATGTCCAAAGTGAAAGACATCCCGGTGGAGGACATGCTGGGGCCAATTTCCTGGATTGGGCCGATTTTTGGATTCATCGTTCCGTTGATGTATTTCTTTCTGCTGGAAGCGTTCACCGGAAAGACGATTGGCAAGCGATTGCTGGGGCTGAAGGTCATCGATCATGAAGGCGCGAAACCTTCGTGGAGCAGGGCGTTGCTCCGAGCATTTTTCATCCCCGGCGGCGCCGCTGTTCCGCTGGTGGTCGGCTTGATCCTGGTTGCGATTTGGCCAATGACAACTTCTCCTGTGGACACGACATTGCGCACCGCGGTCAACTCGCTGATCTCGGTGGTCCCATTGCTGATTATTCTCAGCCCTATCATTCGACGGACCGGAAACGAAGGCTGGCACGAGATCCTCAGCGGCACTCAAGTCATCACCGACGGACGCCCGGCGACGCGCCAGTTGTTGATTCCCGACCCCAAACCGAAGTGCGACGGCGAAACGTTTATGCTGGGTCCGTACAACGTCGGACAGATTTTGCATCGCACCGACGACACGACCGTGTACCTCGGAGTCGACACTCAATTAAATCGAAATGTGTGGGTCCACCTGTGCAACGATTCTGATTGTGCTCCGTCTGAACAGCGAATTTTGCTGTCTCGAACGACTCGCCAACGGTGGCTTGACGGTGGCGTTAACGATGAGGGCAAGCGATGGGATGCGTTTGAAGCCGTAGAAGGTTTGCCGCTGCAAACGGTGATTGCATCGCGATACGAGGCGGATTGGCCGGAGTACAAAAAGCTGATTCAGGACGTTTCGGATGAACTAAAGATCGCGATCAAGGACGGCACCATGCCAGAGACGCTTTCGCTACCTCAAGTCTGGCTGGATCGAAATGGCAATGCAAAAATCATTGACCGCAGCCTGGTCGACGTGGTGGACAACATCGCACCTGACGACAAGGATCCTCGTTTGAGTTCGATCGTTGACAGCTGGTCGGAACAGTCGTTGTCGGACGCACATCGCAGCCCCGAACAGTTTGCCAGCCGGTTGGTCAAAACTGTTGGCAAAGCCATTTCGAAAACGGAAAACTTGCCGCTCTCAGCACAGTCTTTTCTGGCGGAGCTTCGCAAGCAACCCGATTCAGCATCGACGCTCAACTGGACAACGGACAAACTCAGATCACTCAAAGGGAAACTCAATCGAATCGACTGGGAGACACGAGTCGGAGTTTTGGGGATCACGGTCGGGATTGAATACCTGCTTTATTCGACGATCAGCGCGTTCATGTATCTGCTGGCCTTTTTCGTAATCCCGGCCCCTCACGCATCGCGTTTCTTTATCGGCCTGTCGCTTAGCCTTATCGTGCCGGTCGTGCTGGGAGTCATTTTTCACGGCGGCCCGATTTTTCATCTGATGGGAATTTCGGTCACCAACCAAAAAGGCAAACAGGTCGGGTATTTGAAACTCGTTGTCCGCTCGTTTCTTTCGTGGCTGCCAGCTTTTGCGACAACAGGCGTGTGGATGATTATAGTCATCCTTGGCAATAGCCAATCCTCTGGCGTCGAACCAGAGGCCGGATCGGTCGCGGAGTACATCATGGAAAATCCCCTCACGGCGCTCTACGCGATGGGGTTGGGATTGCTATGCTTCCTGTCGATGGCTTGCGGTGTTTTGACTACGCTGATCAGCCCAAGACGCGGACTGCAGGACTATCTGATCGGCACGAGGCTGACGCCGAAGTAG